Proteins encoded within one genomic window of Amorphoplanes friuliensis DSM 7358:
- a CDS encoding ATP-binding protein codes for MELLERGGALGDLGRLLADTAGGGRIAVISGEAGAGKSSLATAFAEAAGGTARVLWGACDPLLTPRALGPLHDIARQVGGALREQIAAGERGAVFDALLDALDGPRQLRRPVVVMEDLHWADEATLDLVAFLGRRLALCRVLLVLTYRDDEVGPEHQLRTVLAGLPRPLVRRFPLAPLSAEAVGELARRAGRASSSVYAVTGGNPLLVTEVLAAADEGVPATVSDLVLSRLAALTPAARDAAGFVSVVPSQAEPALLGPRAAGVEECLAGGVLSASAEGVAFRHELLRRAVEESLSPVRRAALHADVLAALAERPGVDPARLVHHAHHAGDAGAVLRWAPVAARRAAEVGANKQATAHYALALRHVAGASVGERATLLEAYATAAYLSGGTAEALDARRQALALREAGGDTVGVGENLRWLSRLSWWNGHTREARVAGEQAVRVLESVAPGPALAMAYSNLSQLHMLAGEATAIEWGERAITLARRFGDLDIELHAMVNVASARLELGIDAGGHELERAHVLAAAAGLDDHATRALVNLASHAVEWCDFDVAAEILDPAVTFAEARDLSGYVRHLLGYRATTLLARGDWAGARADAEAAIAGPRMPGPCRGPAHVSLGRLRSRLGEPGAAEILHEAAEEAYAANELQFVGPVAAGLAEHYWIAGEPGRAAAEARRGYALALEVGQPWFIGQLAYWQWRGGEPVAVPELIGLPYRLVIEGDWRAAAAEWARRGCSYARAEVLACGDNEATAEALHILDGLGAAAAARRVRAELRDRGARVPRGPRPSTAAHPHGLTARQREVLTLLVEGLSNAEIAGRLTLSAKTVDHHVSAVLGKLGVPSRGQAAAAARRLPPTWGELPTRTPGPRS; via the coding sequence ATGGAGCTTTTGGAGCGCGGGGGTGCGCTGGGCGATCTGGGCAGGCTGCTGGCCGACACGGCCGGGGGCGGGCGGATCGCGGTCATCTCCGGGGAGGCCGGGGCCGGGAAGTCCAGTCTTGCCACCGCTTTTGCCGAAGCCGCCGGCGGCACCGCCCGCGTTCTCTGGGGCGCCTGTGATCCGCTGCTGACGCCGCGGGCGCTCGGGCCGTTGCACGACATTGCGCGGCAGGTCGGTGGGGCGTTGCGGGAGCAGATCGCGGCGGGGGAGCGGGGTGCGGTCTTCGACGCGCTGCTCGATGCGCTCGACGGGCCGCGGCAGCTGCGCCGGCCGGTGGTGGTCATGGAGGATCTGCACTGGGCCGACGAGGCGACGCTCGACCTCGTGGCGTTCCTGGGGCGGCGTCTCGCGCTGTGCCGGGTGCTGCTCGTGCTCACCTACCGTGATGACGAGGTCGGGCCCGAGCATCAGTTGCGGACCGTCCTGGCCGGACTGCCGCGGCCTCTGGTGCGGCGGTTCCCGCTGGCCCCGCTGTCGGCCGAGGCCGTCGGTGAGCTCGCCCGCCGTGCGGGGCGGGCTTCCTCCTCCGTGTACGCCGTGACAGGCGGCAACCCCCTGCTCGTGACCGAAGTGCTGGCCGCGGCGGACGAGGGTGTTCCGGCCACCGTCAGTGATCTGGTGCTGTCCCGGCTGGCCGCGCTCACCCCGGCGGCCAGGGACGCGGCCGGGTTCGTGTCGGTCGTGCCGTCGCAGGCCGAACCGGCGCTCCTCGGCCCGCGCGCCGCCGGTGTCGAGGAGTGCCTGGCCGGGGGTGTGCTGAGCGCTTCCGCCGAGGGTGTCGCGTTCCGGCACGAGTTGTTGCGGCGTGCGGTCGAGGAGTCGCTGTCGCCGGTGCGCCGGGCCGCCCTGCATGCCGACGTTCTCGCCGCGCTGGCCGAGCGGCCGGGTGTCGACCCGGCCCGGCTGGTGCACCATGCACACCACGCCGGTGATGCCGGTGCTGTGCTGCGATGGGCGCCGGTTGCGGCCCGTCGTGCGGCCGAGGTGGGGGCCAACAAGCAGGCCACCGCGCACTACGCCCTGGCGTTGCGGCACGTTGCCGGTGCGTCCGTGGGCGAGCGGGCGACGCTGCTGGAGGCGTACGCGACCGCGGCGTACCTGTCCGGGGGCACTGCCGAGGCCCTCGACGCGCGCCGGCAGGCCCTCGCTCTGCGGGAGGCCGGGGGTGACACGGTCGGTGTCGGCGAAAATCTGCGCTGGCTGTCCCGCCTCAGCTGGTGGAACGGCCACACCAGGGAGGCGCGGGTCGCCGGGGAGCAGGCGGTCCGGGTGCTGGAGTCCGTCGCGCCCGGCCCGGCGCTCGCGATGGCCTACAGCAATCTGTCCCAGCTGCACATGCTGGCCGGCGAGGCGACCGCCATCGAGTGGGGTGAGCGGGCGATCACCCTCGCGCGCCGGTTCGGTGACCTCGACATCGAGCTGCACGCCATGGTCAACGTCGCGTCGGCGCGGCTCGAGCTGGGCATCGACGCCGGTGGCCACGAGCTGGAACGCGCCCACGTGCTGGCCGCCGCGGCCGGGCTGGACGACCACGCCACCCGGGCCCTGGTCAACCTGGCCAGTCACGCGGTCGAGTGGTGCGACTTCGACGTCGCCGCGGAGATCCTCGACCCGGCGGTGACCTTCGCCGAGGCCCGTGATCTCAGCGGCTACGTGCGGCATCTGCTGGGCTACCGGGCGACGACACTGCTGGCCCGGGGTGACTGGGCCGGGGCACGCGCCGACGCTGAGGCGGCGATCGCCGGGCCGCGGATGCCGGGACCGTGCCGGGGCCCGGCGCACGTCTCGCTGGGGCGGCTGCGGTCGCGGCTCGGCGAGCCCGGTGCCGCCGAGATCCTGCACGAGGCCGCCGAGGAGGCGTACGCCGCGAACGAGTTGCAGTTCGTCGGCCCGGTCGCTGCCGGGCTCGCCGAGCACTACTGGATCGCGGGTGAGCCCGGGCGGGCGGCGGCCGAGGCACGGCGGGGCTACGCGCTGGCGCTGGAGGTCGGTCAGCCGTGGTTCATCGGCCAGCTGGCGTACTGGCAATGGCGCGGCGGTGAACCGGTGGCGGTGCCGGAGCTGATCGGTCTGCCGTACCGGCTGGTCATCGAGGGTGACTGGCGGGCCGCCGCCGCGGAGTGGGCCCGGAGGGGCTGTTCCTACGCGCGGGCCGAGGTGCTGGCCTGCGGTGACAACGAGGCGACGGCGGAGGCCCTGCACATCCTGGACGGGCTCGGTGCGGCCGCCGCGGCCCGGCGTGTGCGCGCCGAGCTGCGTGATCGTGGCGCCCGGGTGCCGCGCGGGCCACGTCCGTCGACCGCGGCGCATCCCCACGGCCTGACCGCCCGGCAGCGCGAGGTGCTGACCCTGCTGGTGGAAGGGCTGAGCAACGCCGAGATCGCCGGACGGCTCACGCTGTCCGCCAAGACCGTCGATCACCACGTGTCGGCGGTGCTCGGCAAGCTCGGTGTGCCGTCCCGGGGCCAGGCCGCCGCGGCGGCCCGCCGGCTGCCGCCAACATGGGGAGAACTCCCCACGCGCACACCCGGTCCCCGCTCCTAG
- a CDS encoding class I SAM-dependent methyltransferase: MTSSLGLDGIKARQQKTWASGDYGAVAALIHPMSESLVQAADLTAGSRVVDIATGTGNAAIAAARCLCDVTGVDYVPELLERGRARAQAEHLPVTFVEGDAEALPCRDGEYDAAFSVVGIMFAPDQEKSAAELTRVVRSGGTIGMANWAPDGFIGELFRTVGRRVPPPPGVRAPVEWGSEPRLRELFGDRVRDLRVTRRDFVFRFGSPDDFADYFRVHYGPTLKAFEALDDDNGKLLHADLVDLATRYNVATDGTAKIPSAYVEVLATRV; encoded by the coding sequence ATGACAAGCTCACTGGGACTGGACGGCATCAAGGCACGTCAGCAGAAGACCTGGGCCAGCGGCGACTACGGCGCGGTGGCCGCGCTCATCCACCCGATGTCGGAGAGCCTCGTGCAGGCCGCCGATCTCACCGCGGGGTCGCGCGTCGTCGACATCGCCACCGGTACGGGCAACGCCGCGATCGCCGCGGCCCGGTGCCTGTGCGACGTGACAGGTGTGGACTACGTGCCCGAGCTGCTCGAACGAGGCCGGGCACGGGCGCAGGCCGAACACCTGCCGGTCACCTTCGTGGAGGGTGACGCGGAGGCCCTGCCCTGCCGCGACGGCGAGTACGACGCGGCGTTCTCGGTCGTCGGCATCATGTTCGCCCCCGACCAGGAGAAATCCGCCGCCGAGCTGACCCGTGTGGTCCGCTCCGGCGGGACGATCGGGATGGCCAACTGGGCACCGGACGGTTTCATCGGCGAGCTTTTCCGTACGGTGGGCCGCCGCGTGCCGCCCCCGCCCGGTGTCCGTGCGCCCGTGGAGTGGGGCAGCGAACCGCGCCTGCGGGAGCTGTTCGGCGACCGCGTCCGCGACCTGCGGGTGACCCGCCGCGACTTCGTCTTCCGGTTCGGGTCCCCGGACGACTTCGCCGACTACTTCCGGGTCCACTACGGGCCGACACTGAAGGCCTTCGAGGCGCTCGACGACGACAACGGCAAGCTGCTCCACGCGGACCTGGTCGACCTGGCCACCCGCTACAACGTGGCGACGGACGGGACCGCGAAGATCCCGTCCGCGTACGTCGAGGTGCTGGCCACGCGGGTGTGA
- a CDS encoding SRPBCC family protein translates to MITISRTFTVAAPADAVLAYLKDFGNTNEWDPATQKTVRTGNGPLDVGATWHNTSKVLGVTTEMTYTLQAVESDRLVFAGRNEGATSTDTITVRPAAGGSEVSYHLELEMHGLAKLATPVMKFEFEKLGTETAARLTDVLNRLTSAA, encoded by the coding sequence ATGATCACGATCTCCCGCACGTTCACCGTTGCCGCGCCGGCCGACGCCGTGCTCGCGTACCTGAAGGATTTCGGCAACACCAACGAGTGGGACCCGGCCACGCAGAAGACCGTCCGGACCGGCAACGGCCCGCTCGACGTCGGCGCGACCTGGCACAACACTTCGAAGGTCCTCGGCGTCACGACCGAGATGACCTACACGCTGCAGGCCGTCGAGAGCGATCGGCTTGTTTTTGCCGGTCGCAACGAGGGTGCCACCTCGACCGACACGATCACCGTGCGCCCGGCCGCGGGTGGCAGCGAGGTCAGCTACCACCTCGAGCTCGAAATGCACGGCCTGGCCAAGCTGGCCACCCCGGTCATGAAGTTCGAGTTCGAAAAACTGGGCACCGAGACCGCGGCCCGGCTGACCGACGTCCTGAACCGCCTGACGTCGGCCGCCTGA